The window AGTCGCTACTGGGTTCAGGGTTGTCTCGGGCGATCACGTCACCCAATTTCCCGCCCTACCGGCAATGAGCCTAGCGCCTCATGCGGCGATGCACGCGAAACCGCCGCGCGACTTGGCGAATTTTAGCATCCGCTCATCCCGAGTCACCAGCGCCACCGGATCACCGTGGAGCTCGTCGGAAAGTTCCCTAGCGATTCGAGCGATCTCTCCGCTAACCGCGATCTCGCGTCGAGACTTCCCAAGCCGAAATCGCGGACAGGCGCAACATTCCGCTTAATGACGTCCGCGTGCGCTCCACATTATCCAGCACCTCCAGGTACCCGGACTTCCACGGCAGCAAGACGCGGGTACCGTCCCTCGACTACGCTCCTTCCGGTCGCTACGCTCGGGATGACACGAGAGGGCGTGACAAATCGGCAGGCGGCTCGTCGCCTAGGGCGTGACCCGGGATCAGGTAGCCGCGGACGTAGTCGGCGATCCCGTCCTCGAGCGAGGTGATCGGCCGGTCGTAGCCGGTGCTGCGGATCTTGTCGATCGAGGCCTGCGTCGCGTACTGATAGCGCCCGCGTAGGACCTCGGGCATCTCGATAAAGCGGATGTCCGGTTTGCGCCCCATCGATGTGAAGACGGAGCTGACGAGATCAAGCCACGTCCGCGCAGCGCCCGAGCCTACATTGAATAGTCCGCGCGCACTCGGCGTGTTTGCGAGATGGACGGTCATGGCAACCGCGTCTTTGACGTAAATGAAATCGCGCGTTTGTTCCCCGTCCGCAATTTCGGGGCGGTAACTCTTGAAGAGTCCGACCCATCCGTCGCGCGTGATGCTCTCATAGGCTTTGTGAACGACCGAACGCATCTCGCCCTTGTGATCTTCGTTCGGTCCGTACACGTTGAAATATTTCAGACCGACGATTTTATCCAGCATCCCGGTACGCGCTGCATAGACATCGAAGATATGCTTTGAAAATCCATACTTGTTGAGCGGCCGCAATTCCGAGGCCGGCAGATCTTCACGCAGTCCATGCTCGCGGGAACCATACGTTGCGCCGGAGCTTGCATACACGAATCGGCGACCTTTGCCGACCGCCCACTCGGCCAACATCTTCGTATAACCGAAATTGTTGCGGATTAAGTAACTTGCGTCGCTTTCCGTCGTCGACGAGCAGGCACCAAGATGGAAAACCGTTGAGATTTCGTCAAGTTTGCCTGGTGACTCGTTGACGATGCGTGCAAGCTCGTCGGCTTCGAGGTAGTCGCGAAAACGGAGCGGAACGAGATGACGCCACTTTTCGCCGGTACCCAATCGATCGGCGATCAGGATATCGTCGAAACCTCGCCGGTTAAGCTCCCAAACGAGCGCACTTCCAATGAAGCCCGCGCCGCCGGTAACAAGTATCCGCATCCCCCGTCTTTCGCGATGTGCTAGCATAGAAACTCTGTGTCCGTAGCTACCCCCGTTCTCTATCGTTCATTTGCGGCTCTGCTCGACCGTTTGCGGTCATCGAGCGGTGCCGCTGCATTCTCGTTGCACGAGACGGGCGCAGCCGCGCGACCATACCTGCTCTCCGGAATCTTCAAGGCGCTTGGCGACCAAATGCTCGTCGTCGTGCCGACGGCAGATGTCGCAGAACGCACGTTCGCCGATCTGCTCTACTATCTGGGCGAGGGCGAGAACGGCCCGGTTGCGCTGATGCGCCCGCGCGACGAGAGCATCGGTGCGCTCGAAAGTCCGTCCGAACGCAGCGCGCGCATGACGCTGCTTGCCGATCTTTCGGCCCGCCGCTCGATGATCGTCGTGGCTCCGGTCGCTGCGCTACGTCAGTATCTGATGCCGCGTGAGATCTTCGAGAGTCTCATTTTCTCAATCGAGCGCGGCGCGAGCGCCGGTTTCGAAGAGACGCAACAGCGCTTATTCAGGCTGGGCTATCATCGCGTCGATGTCGTCGGCGCGGCCGGCGAATACGCCGTGCGCGGTGGACTCATCGACGTCTTTGCGGCGACCGCCGAGAAACCGGCTCGCATCGAATTCTTCGGCGACGATGTCGACAGCATTCGGCCCTTCGATCTGCAGTCGCAGCGCAGCGATGCCGGCGAGCCGCTCGCGAAGATCGCGATCGCGCCGTGGAGCGAGATTCCACGCGAGCCCGTTTATCGCGAGCGCGTCAGCGATCGCGTCGACGGCGAACCGGGCGTCGTCTCGGCCGTGCGGGCATATCTTGCGTCGGGCGCAGAAGTCCCCGAAGCGTGGCTCTCGCTTGCGTACGACCGGCACGCGACGATCTTCGACTATCTTTCCAAGCGCGCGCTCGTCGTTTTGCAAGAACCGCAGATGCTCGCGACGATCGATGAAAGCCTGAGCCAAGAGCGCTCGCGCGAACAAGAAGTCTTGCTTGCCGGCGTCGAGTCGGGCGAGCTCGACGTGCGCACCGACGAAGTCGGAGAAGCCTTACTCGCCGATGTGAGCGCGCCGTATCCGAATTTCTGCGCACTGCGCAATGAGCTCGCGCAAGCAACGACGCTCGTCGTTGCCGGTGCAATCGAAGGCGACGCGGCCGAATCCTGGCTTCCGCGCGTCCTCGAACGCTTTGCGCTCGAGACGCGACCGGTCGAGCATTTCCAGCGCCGCATCGATACGTTCATGACGTCGGTACGTGAATGGTTGGACACGGGAGAAACCGTTTGGCTGACCGTTACCGGCGCCTCACGCTTGCACGAGATGCTGCAAGGAGCCGGGATCGACGCGCAGCGCGGCATGCCGCGCGCGCTGCTCGGCAACGCCGCCGTTTACGTCGATCAAGGCTCGATCGATGCGGGCTTCTCGATCCCGGCGTTGCGTTTGCACGTGCTCGGCGATCGCGAGATTTACGGCCAGCAGGCGCGCCGCGTCAAACTGCGCGCCGTCAAGGAAGGCGTGCCGATCACGCTTTCCGATCTTTCGGTCGGCGATTTCATCGTGCACGCCGTGCACGGGATCGGACAATATCTCGGCTTGCGCACCGAGACGATTCTCGGCACGACGAGCGACTATCTCTCTCTGCAGTACGCAGGCAACGACCGCATGCTCGTCCCCGTGCACCAGATGCACATGGTGACGAAATACAACTCCGGCGAAGGCCACGCGCCGCGGCTTTCGCGCATGGGCGGCGGCGACTGGGCGCGCGCCAAGAGCCGCGTCAGCGAGCAGCTTGCAAAAATTGCAGACGAGCTCGTCGCGCTCTACGCCGAGCGTGAATCGGCGCCGGGCTATTCGTTCGGCCCGGATGCGCCGTGGCAATCGGAGCTCGA of the Candidatus Baltobacteraceae bacterium genome contains:
- the rfaD gene encoding ADP-glyceromanno-heptose 6-epimerase, which produces MRILVTGGAGFIGSALVWELNRRGFDDILIADRLGTGEKWRHLVPLRFRDYLEADELARIVNESPGKLDEISTVFHLGACSSTTESDASYLIRNNFGYTKMLAEWAVGKGRRFVYASSGATYGSREHGLREDLPASELRPLNKYGFSKHIFDVYAARTGMLDKIVGLKYFNVYGPNEDHKGEMRSVVHKAYESITRDGWVGLFKSYRPEIADGEQTRDFIYVKDAVAMTVHLANTPSARGLFNVGSGAARTWLDLVSSVFTSMGRKPDIRFIEMPEVLRGRYQYATQASIDKIRSTGYDRPITSLEDGIADYVRGYLIPGHALGDEPPADLSRPLVSSRA
- the mfd gene encoding transcription-repair coupling factor produces the protein MSVATPVLYRSFAALLDRLRSSSGAAAFSLHETGAAARPYLLSGIFKALGDQMLVVVPTADVAERTFADLLYYLGEGENGPVALMRPRDESIGALESPSERSARMTLLADLSARRSMIVVAPVAALRQYLMPREIFESLIFSIERGASAGFEETQQRLFRLGYHRVDVVGAAGEYAVRGGLIDVFAATAEKPARIEFFGDDVDSIRPFDLQSQRSDAGEPLAKIAIAPWSEIPREPVYRERVSDRVDGEPGVVSAVRAYLASGAEVPEAWLSLAYDRHATIFDYLSKRALVVLQEPQMLATIDESLSQERSREQEVLLAGVESGELDVRTDEVGEALLADVSAPYPNFCALRNELAQATTLVVAGAIEGDAAESWLPRVLERFALETRPVEHFQRRIDTFMTSVREWLDTGETVWLTVTGASRLHEMLQGAGIDAQRGMPRALLGNAAVYVDQGSIDAGFSIPALRLHVLGDREIYGQQARRVKLRAVKEGVPITLSDLSVGDFIVHAVHGIGQYLGLRTETILGTTSDYLSLQYAGNDRMLVPVHQMHMVTKYNSGEGHAPRLSRMGGGDWARAKSRVSEQLAKIADELVALYAERESAPGYSFGPDAPWQSELEEAFPYTETPDQLKAIVEVKGDMATSRPMDRLVCGDVGYGKTEVAIRAAFKAVLAKKQVAILVPTTLLAAQHFRNFSARFASFPVQVAELSRFRTKKEQQATLRDVADGKIDIVIGTHRLLQKDVVFKDLGLLVIDEEQRFGVMHKERLKQLRASVDVLTLSATPIPRTLHMSLLGVRDLSLIQTAPANRLSTKTVVVPSSDSVVQRAIMAELDRGGQVYFVHNRIETIYAVAKALEQLVPKARIGIGHGQMGETELGPVMQRFIDGEVDVFVSTTIIENGLDIPNVNTIIITDADKFGLADLYQLRGRVGRSNQQAYAYLLYQAHKALTEEAKARLEAIREFTHLGSGMQIAMRDLEIRGAGNLLGRAQSGFIGAVGFETYCSLLADAVAERRGRTKETLEARREAVIDIKIDAFIPADYIPQVSQKIAVYQQLAAARSEAEVEEVAAGVRDRFGAFPDEFRDLVEITKLRTIALRKNITRVVIDERRLTFGVGSGFALEPTAIPRLQSLTKNRFRFGDGKITVDLPTRIESPREAFPLVRQLVETL